From the Vibrio alginolyticus NBRC 15630 = ATCC 17749 genome, one window contains:
- a CDS encoding CvfB family protein: MIKIGQINSLEVIKKADFGVFLDGDDYGSVLLPSKYVPEGTEIGEHVDVFLYFDSESQLAATIERPIAQVGEWGLMKIEGVNATGAFVNWGIKEKDLLIPFSEQRTRFSAGQTILVYVYTDKASGRIVGTTKFNKWLDKTPANYEVNEQVDLIIAERSQLGYKAIVNGKHWGMIFPSDVFGKLYIGKKLKGFIKHIREDGKIDLALQKVGVAKMDDLSSKILDLLEKKGGFLPLNDKSSPEAIFDAFRTSKGTYKKTIGGLYKQGKIVIEKDGIRLA, from the coding sequence ATGATTAAAATTGGTCAAATTAACAGCTTAGAAGTCATTAAAAAGGCTGATTTTGGCGTATTTCTGGATGGCGATGATTACGGTTCTGTTCTACTACCTAGTAAGTATGTACCAGAGGGTACTGAAATTGGTGAGCATGTAGACGTATTTCTGTACTTCGATTCAGAAAGCCAACTTGCTGCGACCATTGAAAGACCAATTGCCCAAGTGGGTGAATGGGGTTTAATGAAGATTGAGGGTGTGAATGCGACAGGTGCTTTTGTAAATTGGGGCATCAAAGAAAAGGACTTACTGATTCCTTTTAGTGAGCAACGCACTCGCTTCTCTGCCGGACAAACCATTTTAGTGTATGTTTATACCGACAAAGCGTCAGGTCGCATTGTTGGTACGACTAAGTTCAATAAATGGTTAGATAAAACTCCAGCGAATTATGAAGTTAACGAGCAAGTTGATTTGATCATCGCAGAGCGTAGTCAACTTGGTTATAAAGCTATCGTTAATGGTAAGCATTGGGGCATGATTTTCCCATCGGATGTTTTTGGTAAGCTTTACATCGGTAAAAAGCTGAAAGGCTTTATTAAGCACATTCGTGAAGATGGCAAAATCGACCTTGCTCTACAAAAAGTCGGTGTGGCGAAAATGGACGATCTTTCTAGTAAGATCCTTGACTTGCTAGAGAAGAAAGGCGGATTTTTGCCTTTGAATGACAAGTCTTCTCCTGAAGCGATTTTTGATGCTTTCCGCACAAGTAAAGGGACTTATAAAAAGACCATCGGTGGCTTATACAAGCAGGGTAAAATTGTCATTGAGAAAGACGGTATTCGTCTAGCGTAG